Proteins encoded by one window of Companilactobacillus ginsenosidimutans:
- a CDS encoding threonine/serine ThrE exporter family protein, producing the protein MENVEQLSTQQLSDLCLKTAYLLVNGGAETYRVEDTVERIGRSLGSNVKCYVTVTAIFVEINSENYKFLKSRLGGTNLQMIDEINTMSRQLAEKKIYVEDFTAHIEHLYKYKRTADFPFWLKAIGAGFVSMAPMLLFEMPLYYFIYCFFVGIIGYSISYYLATLSMLPYADLFISGFVIAILAIAMKDLHIITQYHTIIIGAIMPLVPGVAITNAIRELVMRHALSSMVKFLDSLLVASSIGFGIATALIVF; encoded by the coding sequence ATGGAAAACGTAGAGCAACTTAGTACTCAGCAATTGTCTGACTTATGTCTCAAAACTGCCTACTTATTAGTAAACGGTGGTGCTGAAACTTATCGTGTTGAGGATACTGTTGAACGAATCGGCAGATCTCTCGGTAGCAACGTTAAGTGTTATGTAACAGTAACAGCCATATTTGTAGAAATCAACAGTGAGAACTATAAATTTTTGAAATCACGCCTTGGCGGAACCAATTTACAAATGATTGATGAGATTAATACGATGTCTCGCCAACTTGCTGAAAAAAAGATTTACGTCGAAGACTTCACTGCACATATTGAACATTTATATAAGTACAAACGCACAGCAGACTTTCCATTTTGGTTAAAAGCAATTGGAGCTGGTTTCGTTTCAATGGCTCCGATGTTGCTATTTGAAATGCCCCTATATTATTTCATCTACTGTTTTTTCGTAGGAATTATTGGTTACTCTATTTCTTACTACCTAGCAACACTATCTATGCTTCCATACGCTGATTTATTCATTTCCGGATTTGTCATCGCAATTTTAGCAATTGCCATGAAAGATTTACACATTATCACTCAGTACCATACGATAATAATTGGAGCAATCATGCCGTTAGTTCCGGGTGTTGCCATCACCAATGCAATTCGTGAACTAGTTATGCGGCACGCTCTAAGCAGTATGGTTAAATTTCTGGACTCCTTATTGGTGGCTAGTAGCATTGGATTCGGAATTGCAACCGCTTTAATTGTCTTTTAG
- a CDS encoding ABC-F family ATP-binding cassette domain-containing protein, giving the protein MSVLEVHNLTQQFLDKKLYDDANLQVNKEDHLGITGQNGVGKSTFIKILTGQLEPDEGKISWQKHLTVGYLDQQAKLVAGMTIREYLKTAFQNLYNANDELTEIYMNNPDEEALEKAGKLQELLDANDFYEIDTKIDQVATGLGLDAIGYEHDVSELSGGQRSKIILAKILLENPDMILLDEPTNYLDTNHIDWLSDYLNNFEGAFIVISHDYGFLDRIVNCIADIEFGKITKYTGSLKQVTKQKAANKEAYMKAYTKQQEKISKTKAYIRKFKAGSRSKSAKSREKQLSHMEVLTPPGNKTIASFNFPYKEIPSSRMVLEVNDLMIGYDKPLFDQKLNFSLVSGEKMVIKGFNGIGKTTLIKTLLGMLQPKNGNFDFSDVVKIGYFKQDLTWKSNMETPFKVVSEDHPESDSKEVRQYLARTGLTNQQIMSPMKSLSGGEQTKVKLGDLMFEPTNFLFMDEPTNHLDDESKASLRKGLRSYPGSMILVTHEEDFYSSDWIDKVLDIEQIKKN; this is encoded by the coding sequence ATGAGTGTTTTAGAAGTACATAATCTCACACAACAATTTTTGGACAAAAAGTTGTATGATGATGCCAATTTACAAGTTAATAAAGAAGACCATTTAGGAATCACAGGTCAAAACGGTGTAGGTAAGAGTACCTTCATCAAAATTTTGACAGGCCAACTCGAACCCGACGAAGGTAAAATCAGCTGGCAAAAACATTTAACAGTAGGTTATTTGGATCAGCAGGCTAAGCTTGTCGCAGGGATGACTATTCGTGAGTACTTGAAGACTGCTTTCCAAAATCTATACAACGCTAACGATGAGTTAACTGAAATATATATGAATAACCCTGATGAAGAGGCACTAGAGAAAGCGGGGAAACTCCAAGAACTTCTCGACGCCAATGATTTTTATGAAATTGATACTAAGATTGATCAAGTTGCTACCGGACTAGGACTAGATGCCATTGGATATGAGCATGACGTCTCAGAACTATCAGGTGGACAACGTTCGAAAATCATTTTGGCAAAAATCTTATTAGAGAATCCTGATATGATTCTGCTGGATGAGCCAACTAACTACTTGGATACTAACCATATTGATTGGTTAAGCGATTATCTAAACAATTTTGAGGGCGCATTTATCGTAATTTCCCATGATTATGGCTTTTTAGATAGAATTGTAAATTGTATTGCTGATATTGAGTTCGGAAAAATCACTAAGTATACCGGAAGTCTCAAGCAAGTTACCAAGCAAAAGGCAGCTAACAAAGAGGCATATATGAAGGCATATACTAAGCAACAAGAGAAAATCTCTAAGACTAAGGCTTATATCCGTAAGTTTAAGGCTGGATCTCGTTCAAAGAGTGCCAAGAGTAGAGAGAAACAGCTCTCTCATATGGAAGTACTAACACCACCAGGTAATAAGACCATCGCTAGCTTTAACTTCCCATATAAGGAGATCCCAAGCTCACGTATGGTATTGGAAGTAAATGACCTTATGATAGGATACGATAAGCCATTATTTGACCAGAAGCTTAATTTCTCCCTAGTAAGTGGAGAGAAGATGGTTATTAAAGGATTCAATGGTATCGGTAAAACTACTCTGATCAAAACTCTATTGGGGATGTTACAACCTAAGAATGGTAACTTTGATTTTTCCGATGTAGTTAAGATAGGTTATTTCAAACAGGATCTAACTTGGAAGAGTAATATGGAAACTCCGTTCAAAGTGGTAAGTGAAGACCATCCAGAATCAGATAGTAAAGAAGTCCGTCAATATTTGGCGAGAACTGGATTAACGAACCAACAGATAATGTCTCCAATGAAATCATTGTCCGGTGGTGAGCAGACAAAAGTTAAACTAGGTGATTTAATGTTCGAGCCTACAAACTTTCTATTTATGGATGAGCCAACTAACCATTTGGATGATGAAAGTAAAGCATCACTCAGAAAAGGTCTCCGTAGTTACCCAGGCTCTATGATTTTGGTTACTCACGAAGAGGACTTTTATAGTAGTGATTGGATCGATAAAGTACTAGATATAGAGCAAATAAAAAAGAATTGA
- a CDS encoding LCP family protein, protein MDNNNNNMSRRNRKLTHNHALESENAGIVKKPFLKILGLVLLLVIFVSGAYGFRLYAQAQGSFDKTFKQLAGRQTSEKISQSKPVSILLLGVDTTDNGVRDTETNYKGNSDTMIVVTVNPKTKKTTMMSIPRDTMTQIWKNENDNTRKIQKINSAYNIGTENSAVVTTQKLINVPIDYYVKVDFNSLEKIVNSVGGVDVNVPFSFSYGDAGQVPSNFRKGKMHLNGKQALDYARMRHDDPNGDYGRQQRQRQIISAIVKSAASAKTFTHFKKVLDSISDSMTTNLSFNDMQTMFLNYRDASGNIDSDHLQGYGQMVGDVSYELAPTKEIQRVSDKLRKQLGLPEETVNNEETKLNRLNQRHGFSFNYDGDIPQTYKIYKSNQTSE, encoded by the coding sequence ATGGATAACAACAACAATAACATGTCGAGACGCAATCGGAAGTTAACACATAATCATGCGCTAGAGTCCGAAAACGCCGGTATCGTCAAAAAACCTTTTCTCAAAATATTAGGTTTAGTACTCTTACTAGTAATTTTTGTTTCCGGCGCATATGGATTTAGATTATATGCTCAGGCACAAGGATCATTCGACAAAACGTTTAAGCAGCTAGCTGGTAGACAGACATCTGAAAAGATTTCTCAAAGCAAGCCAGTATCAATCTTGCTACTAGGTGTTGATACCACTGATAATGGTGTCAGAGATACTGAGACTAATTACAAGGGTAATTCCGACACTATGATAGTAGTAACCGTCAATCCAAAGACAAAGAAAACTACCATGATGTCAATTCCGCGAGATACCATGACACAAATTTGGAAAAACGAGAACGATAATACTCGTAAAATCCAAAAGATTAACTCAGCGTATAACATAGGTACAGAAAATAGTGCCGTTGTTACTACTCAGAAATTAATCAACGTACCAATTGATTATTACGTCAAAGTTGATTTCAACTCACTAGAGAAGATAGTTAATAGTGTCGGTGGAGTAGACGTCAACGTACCATTCAGCTTTTCATATGGAGATGCAGGCCAAGTTCCATCTAACTTTAGAAAAGGTAAGATGCATCTAAATGGTAAGCAGGCGCTAGATTATGCCAGAATGAGACATGACGATCCAAACGGTGACTATGGTAGACAGCAGCGTCAACGTCAAATCATCTCGGCCATCGTCAAGAGTGCAGCTAGTGCCAAGACATTTACTCACTTCAAGAAGGTACTAGATAGCATCTCAGACTCAATGACAACAAACCTAAGTTTTAATGATATGCAGACAATGTTCCTAAATTATCGTGACGCATCAGGCAACATCGACTCAGACCATCTCCAAGGTTATGGACAAATGGTTGGGGATGTTTCATATGAACTTGCGCCTACGAAGGAAATCCAGCGTGTATCTGATAAATTACGTAAGCAACTAGGTTTACCAGAAGAAACAGTAAATAATGAAGAAACAAAACTCAATAGATTGAATCAAAGACACGGATTCTCATTCAATTATGATGGGGACATACCACAAACGTACAAAATCTATAAGAGTAATCAAACATCGGAATAA
- a CDS encoding threonine/serine exporter family protein, with protein sequence MDIFLNLLLGALSAIGFSLITNAPRRAAGIIGITGALSWTVFYLLKNYSHINILISNYVGAVIIGILAYFFARKFRLPENIIIIPCLVNLVPGGNAYRTILYMVQNNYPGSISQGLQTFLIASFIAMGLFTVPYTAATIQRLKAIRLRNKYLNRWKK encoded by the coding sequence ATGGATATATTTTTAAACTTGCTACTGGGTGCTTTGTCAGCCATCGGATTTTCTCTGATAACTAATGCCCCCAGAAGAGCAGCAGGAATCATCGGAATTACAGGAGCACTGAGTTGGACAGTCTTCTACCTATTAAAGAACTACTCACACATCAACATTCTAATCTCTAACTACGTTGGAGCAGTTATCATAGGAATTCTAGCCTACTTCTTTGCTCGAAAATTTAGACTACCTGAAAACATTATTATTATTCCCTGCTTAGTTAACTTGGTCCCCGGAGGTAATGCCTACCGAACAATCCTCTACATGGTTCAAAACAATTATCCAGGATCAATCAGTCAGGGCCTACAAACATTTTTAATCGCATCATTTATTGCAATGGGACTCTTCACTGTTCCGTACACTGCAGCAACCATCCAAAGACTTAAGGCTATCCGT